A genome region from Manihot esculenta cultivar AM560-2 chromosome 5, M.esculenta_v8, whole genome shotgun sequence includes the following:
- the LOC110614377 gene encoding protein TIC 22, chloroplastic isoform X1 encodes MEPTNPSNPLLSLSTFIHQHCVRLRAEFATRLGDTTRALASNLPPGPNNRKLRPAPLFASVSQPKHSTAAGTLSPEHVAKTLAGTSVFTVSNTNNEFVLISDPDGSKSISLLCFRQEDAEAFLAQVRLRRRELRSEAKVVPITLDQVYMLKVEGIAFRFLPDPVQIRNALELKSSDTRSSFDGVPVFQSDLLVVKKKNKRYCPIYFYKEDIEKELSKVSKASRGPGLAQHIRVGSLEDVLRKMEMSEKNSGWEDLIFIPPGKSYSRHIQEAVNV; translated from the exons ATGGAACCCACTAATCCCTCAAACCCTCTTTTATCTctctcaacattcatccaccaGCACTGCGTCCGGCTGCGGGCCGAGTTTGCCACTCGGCTTGGCGACACCACTCGAGCCCTAGCCTCCAACCTTCCGCCGGGGCCAAATAACAGGAAACTTCGTCCGGCGCCGCTTTTCGCCTCTGTGTCGCAGCCGAAGCACTCTACAGCTGCCGGCACTCTGAGCCCAGAACACGTGGCGAAAACCCTTGCCGGAACTTCTGTATTCACAGTGAGCAATACCAACAATGAATTCGTGCTCATCTCCGATCCTGATGGATCTAAGTCAATTAGCCTGCTTTGCTTTCGCCAAGAAGACGCTGAAGCCTTTCTCGCTCAG GTTCGGCTCCGAAGAAGAGAATTGCGAAGTGAGGCTAAGGTTGTGCCTATCACTCTTGATCAG GTGTACATGTTGAAGGTTGAGGGAATTGCATTTCGGTTTTTGCCTGATCCAGTTCAAATAAGGAATGCATTAGAG CTGAAATCTTCTGACACCAGGAGCAGCTTTGATGGAGTTCCTGTTTTTCAG TCAGACCTTCTAGTTGTGAAGAAGAAAAACAAGCGTTACTGCCCAATATATTTCTACAAG GAAGATATAGAAAAAGAACTGTCAAAAGTTTCAAAGGCATCAAGGGGGCCAGGTCTTGCTCAACACATTAGG GTGGGAAGTTTAGAGGATGTTTTGAGGAAAATGGAG ATGAGTGAGAAGAACTCAGGCTGGGAAGATCTAATTTTCATTCCACCTGGTAAAAGCTATTCTCGACACATTCAAGAGGCGGTTAATGTATGA
- the LOC110614377 gene encoding protein TIC 22, chloroplastic isoform X2: MEPTNPSNPLLSLSTFIHQHCVRLRAEFATRLGDTTRALASNLPPGPNNRKLRPAPLFASVSQPKHSTAAGTLSPEHVAKTLAGTSVFTVSNTNNEFVLISDPDGSKSISLLCFRQEDAEAFLAQVRLRRRELRSEAKVVPITLDQVYMLKVEGIAFRFLPDPVQIRNALELKSSDTRSSFDGVPVFQSDLLVVKKKNKRYCPIYFYKEDIEKELSKVSKASRGPGLAQHIRM; the protein is encoded by the exons ATGGAACCCACTAATCCCTCAAACCCTCTTTTATCTctctcaacattcatccaccaGCACTGCGTCCGGCTGCGGGCCGAGTTTGCCACTCGGCTTGGCGACACCACTCGAGCCCTAGCCTCCAACCTTCCGCCGGGGCCAAATAACAGGAAACTTCGTCCGGCGCCGCTTTTCGCCTCTGTGTCGCAGCCGAAGCACTCTACAGCTGCCGGCACTCTGAGCCCAGAACACGTGGCGAAAACCCTTGCCGGAACTTCTGTATTCACAGTGAGCAATACCAACAATGAATTCGTGCTCATCTCCGATCCTGATGGATCTAAGTCAATTAGCCTGCTTTGCTTTCGCCAAGAAGACGCTGAAGCCTTTCTCGCTCAG GTTCGGCTCCGAAGAAGAGAATTGCGAAGTGAGGCTAAGGTTGTGCCTATCACTCTTGATCAG GTGTACATGTTGAAGGTTGAGGGAATTGCATTTCGGTTTTTGCCTGATCCAGTTCAAATAAGGAATGCATTAGAG CTGAAATCTTCTGACACCAGGAGCAGCTTTGATGGAGTTCCTGTTTTTCAG TCAGACCTTCTAGTTGTGAAGAAGAAAAACAAGCGTTACTGCCCAATATATTTCTACAAG GAAGATATAGAAAAAGAACTGTCAAAAGTTTCAAAGGCATCAAGGGGGCCAGGTCTTGCTCAACACATTAGG ATGTGA
- the LOC110615152 gene encoding UDP-glucuronate:xylan alpha-glucuronosyltransferase 2 isoform X1, producing the protein MAEGLSLQKMVKSSPSKALVIRINLIFLAFFLVIYATLLLRPSSSSVYFENEANSLVRCSFHDCHHKMETSRVIKMKAVLEEAKIHKPKPRGNTTKLEVPSFMKKMGNKVKIGMVNIDEDDVSEWKLHGETIQIHFERVSENFKWEHLFPEWIDEEEELEGPSCPEIPMPDFKAYETMDVIVAKLPCKFPEKLWKREVFRLQIHLVAANLAVKKGKRDRSWKTKVVFWSRCRPMLELFRCDELVRQEGDWWLYEPQMWRLEQKVSLPIGSCRLALPLWGKGIDEAYDVSKIQNNERTKRREAYVTVLHSSESYVCGAIALVQSLRKTGTKRDLILLLDKSISQPKREALAAAGWNIRLIKRIRNPLAKKYSYNEYNYSKFRLWQLTDYDKIIFIDSDIIVLRNLDVLFQFPEMTATGNDIWIFNSGIMVIEPSNCTFKILMDHRKDIISYNGGDQGFLNEVFVWWHRLPRRVNFLKNFWANTTLEASVKNELFGADPPKVYSIHYLGLKPWNCYRDYDCNWNIGDQRVYASDVAHRTWWKFHDGMDENLQKFCGLTKNRKIELDWDRMMARKNRFNDKHWKINITDSRRKNLI; encoded by the exons ATGGCTGAAGGACTCAGTCTCCAAAAGATGGTGAAGAGCTCTCCTTCAAAGGCTTTGGTTATCAGAATCAACTTGATTTTTCTCGCTTTCTTTCTCGTTATCTATGCTACGCTTCTTCTCcggccttcttcttcttcagtcTATTTCGAGAATGAAGCTAATTCTCTGGTTAGGTGCTCTTTCCACGACTGCCATCACAAG ATGGAAACCAGCCGTGTGATTAAGATGAAGGCGGTGTTGGAAGAGGCTAAAATCCATAAACCAAAGCCAAGAGGAAACACGACAAAGCTTGAAGTGCCAAGCTTCATGAAAAAAATGGGCAACAAAGTGAAGATTGGAATGGTTAATATAGATGAAGATGATGTTAGCGAATGGAAACTGCATGGAGAAACTATACAAATCCATTTTGAAAGAGTctctgaaaattttaaatgggAACATTTATTTCCAGAATGGATTGACGAGGAAGAAGAACTTGAAGGCCCGTCCTGCCCAGAAATACCAATGCCAGATTTCAAAGCTTATGAAACTATGGACGTAATAGTAGCCAAGTTGCCATGCAAGTTTCCTGAGAAATTATGGAAGAGGGAAGTGTTTAGGCTGCAAATTCATCTGGTGGCAGCAAATTTGGCAGTGAAGAAAGGGAAGAGGGATCGGAGTTGGAAGACTAAAGTAGTGTTTTGGAGCAGGTGCCGGCCGATGCTGGAGCTGTTTCGATGCGATGAGTTGGTGAGACAGGAAGGTGATTGGTGGTTGTACGAGCCACAGATGTGGAGGCTTGAACAGAAGGTTTCATTGCCAATTGGGTCTTGCAGGCTGGCTTTGCCTTTGTGGGGTAAAG GTATTGATGAAGCATACGACGTATCAAAGATTCAGAACAATGAAAGAACAAAGAGACGAGAGGCCTATGTCACAGTTCTTCATTCCTCGGAATCCTACGTTTGTGGAGCCATAGCCCTTGTCCAAAGCCTCCGCAAAACAGGCACAAAGCGAGACCTTATCCTTCTCCTCGACAAATCCATTTCCCAACCCAAACGTGAAGCTCTCGCCGCCGCCGGATGGAACATTCGTCTCATCAAAAGAATCCGAAACCCTTTAGCCAAAAAATACTCATACAACGAATACAACTACAGCAAGTTCAGGTTATGGCAGCTCACGGATTACGACAAGATTATTTTCATAGATTCAGACATTATCGTTTTACGTAATCTTGACGTTCTCTTCCAGTTCCCTGAAATGACTGCTACAGGAAATGATATTTGGATCTTTAACTCTGGGATTATGGTCATTGAACCTTCAAATTGCACGTTCAAAATTTTGATGGATCATCGCAAGGACATAATCTCCTACAATGGTGGAGATCAAGGTTTCCTTAACGAGGTGTTTGTCTGGTGGCATAGGTTGCCGAGAAGAGTGAATTTTCTGAAGAATTTTTGGGCAAATACTACACTTGAAGCAAGTGTTAAGAACGAGCTATTTGGAGCAGACCCACCAAAAGTTTATTCAATTCATTATCTGGGATTGAAACCTTGGAATTGTTACAGAGATTATGATTGTAACTGGAATATCGGAGATCAGAGAGTTTACGCAAGTGATGTTGCTCATAGAACATGGTGGAAATTTCATGATGGTATGGATGAAAATTTGCAAAAGTTTTGTGGGTTAACAAAGAACAGAAAGATAGAGTTGGATTGGGATAGAATGATGGCTAGAAAGAACAGATTCAATGATAAGCATTGGAAGATAAACATTACAGATTCAAGACGTAAAAATTTGATTTAG
- the LOC110615152 gene encoding UDP-glucuronate:xylan alpha-glucuronosyltransferase 2 isoform X2: METSRVIKMKAVLEEAKIHKPKPRGNTTKLEVPSFMKKMGNKVKIGMVNIDEDDVSEWKLHGETIQIHFERVSENFKWEHLFPEWIDEEEELEGPSCPEIPMPDFKAYETMDVIVAKLPCKFPEKLWKREVFRLQIHLVAANLAVKKGKRDRSWKTKVVFWSRCRPMLELFRCDELVRQEGDWWLYEPQMWRLEQKVSLPIGSCRLALPLWGKGIDEAYDVSKIQNNERTKRREAYVTVLHSSESYVCGAIALVQSLRKTGTKRDLILLLDKSISQPKREALAAAGWNIRLIKRIRNPLAKKYSYNEYNYSKFRLWQLTDYDKIIFIDSDIIVLRNLDVLFQFPEMTATGNDIWIFNSGIMVIEPSNCTFKILMDHRKDIISYNGGDQGFLNEVFVWWHRLPRRVNFLKNFWANTTLEASVKNELFGADPPKVYSIHYLGLKPWNCYRDYDCNWNIGDQRVYASDVAHRTWWKFHDGMDENLQKFCGLTKNRKIELDWDRMMARKNRFNDKHWKINITDSRRKNLI; the protein is encoded by the exons ATGGAAACCAGCCGTGTGATTAAGATGAAGGCGGTGTTGGAAGAGGCTAAAATCCATAAACCAAAGCCAAGAGGAAACACGACAAAGCTTGAAGTGCCAAGCTTCATGAAAAAAATGGGCAACAAAGTGAAGATTGGAATGGTTAATATAGATGAAGATGATGTTAGCGAATGGAAACTGCATGGAGAAACTATACAAATCCATTTTGAAAGAGTctctgaaaattttaaatgggAACATTTATTTCCAGAATGGATTGACGAGGAAGAAGAACTTGAAGGCCCGTCCTGCCCAGAAATACCAATGCCAGATTTCAAAGCTTATGAAACTATGGACGTAATAGTAGCCAAGTTGCCATGCAAGTTTCCTGAGAAATTATGGAAGAGGGAAGTGTTTAGGCTGCAAATTCATCTGGTGGCAGCAAATTTGGCAGTGAAGAAAGGGAAGAGGGATCGGAGTTGGAAGACTAAAGTAGTGTTTTGGAGCAGGTGCCGGCCGATGCTGGAGCTGTTTCGATGCGATGAGTTGGTGAGACAGGAAGGTGATTGGTGGTTGTACGAGCCACAGATGTGGAGGCTTGAACAGAAGGTTTCATTGCCAATTGGGTCTTGCAGGCTGGCTTTGCCTTTGTGGGGTAAAG GTATTGATGAAGCATACGACGTATCAAAGATTCAGAACAATGAAAGAACAAAGAGACGAGAGGCCTATGTCACAGTTCTTCATTCCTCGGAATCCTACGTTTGTGGAGCCATAGCCCTTGTCCAAAGCCTCCGCAAAACAGGCACAAAGCGAGACCTTATCCTTCTCCTCGACAAATCCATTTCCCAACCCAAACGTGAAGCTCTCGCCGCCGCCGGATGGAACATTCGTCTCATCAAAAGAATCCGAAACCCTTTAGCCAAAAAATACTCATACAACGAATACAACTACAGCAAGTTCAGGTTATGGCAGCTCACGGATTACGACAAGATTATTTTCATAGATTCAGACATTATCGTTTTACGTAATCTTGACGTTCTCTTCCAGTTCCCTGAAATGACTGCTACAGGAAATGATATTTGGATCTTTAACTCTGGGATTATGGTCATTGAACCTTCAAATTGCACGTTCAAAATTTTGATGGATCATCGCAAGGACATAATCTCCTACAATGGTGGAGATCAAGGTTTCCTTAACGAGGTGTTTGTCTGGTGGCATAGGTTGCCGAGAAGAGTGAATTTTCTGAAGAATTTTTGGGCAAATACTACACTTGAAGCAAGTGTTAAGAACGAGCTATTTGGAGCAGACCCACCAAAAGTTTATTCAATTCATTATCTGGGATTGAAACCTTGGAATTGTTACAGAGATTATGATTGTAACTGGAATATCGGAGATCAGAGAGTTTACGCAAGTGATGTTGCTCATAGAACATGGTGGAAATTTCATGATGGTATGGATGAAAATTTGCAAAAGTTTTGTGGGTTAACAAAGAACAGAAAGATAGAGTTGGATTGGGATAGAATGATGGCTAGAAAGAACAGATTCAATGATAAGCATTGGAAGATAAACATTACAGATTCAAGACGTAAAAATTTGATTTAG